In one Desulfobacterales bacterium genomic region, the following are encoded:
- a CDS encoding DEAD/DEAH box helicase, with protein sequence MTLTITIKENLQLKDVPSQLMESLVDKLEFVNPKWLENERMGRWNRGTPQSLKFYDKVGRNGLWIPRGYIRHLINACRRQDIEFRIDDQRRRLETVDFEFKGRLKPFQQAAVDKMLAKDFGTLSSATGSGKTVMALYIIARRRQPALIIVHSKELAAQWVEQIGTFLGIESDHVGMIGGGKKKVGHQITVSLVQSLYKCADEVSKFIGFLLVDECHRCPSRTFTEAVTEFDSQYMLGLSATPYRRDQLSKLIFWHLGDKHHEVDKTQLIESGDVLPAKVVFRNTDFKTRRDPITEYSKMLAELASDTQRNIQIAADIADEAAKKRGICLVLSDRKAHCENLQSLLRYRFKLPSELLTGDLDMAERKTVVKRINRGNVRILVATGQLIGEGFDCKDLTTLFLATPIKFSGRLLQYLGRVLRPAPGKKYARVFDYVDVHVEPLKKAARARQRVYRN encoded by the coding sequence ATGACGCTGACGATTACCATTAAAGAAAATCTGCAACTCAAAGATGTTCCATCCCAGTTGATGGAAAGCCTTGTTGACAAGCTTGAATTTGTCAATCCCAAATGGCTCGAAAACGAACGCATGGGCCGTTGGAACCGAGGCACCCCCCAAAGCCTCAAGTTTTACGATAAGGTTGGTCGAAATGGATTGTGGATACCGCGTGGTTACATCCGGCATTTGATCAACGCTTGTCGCCGACAGGACATTGAATTTCGCATAGATGATCAACGTCGGCGTTTAGAAACGGTAGATTTTGAATTCAAGGGCCGCTTGAAGCCTTTTCAGCAGGCTGCGGTGGATAAAATGCTGGCCAAGGATTTTGGGACCCTGAGCTCCGCCACCGGTTCAGGCAAGACGGTGATGGCGCTTTACATCATCGCAAGGCGCAGGCAACCGGCCCTGATTATCGTTCACAGCAAAGAACTTGCAGCCCAGTGGGTTGAGCAGATCGGTACTTTTTTGGGTATCGAATCGGATCATGTCGGGATGATCGGAGGCGGCAAAAAAAAGGTGGGCCATCAAATTACCGTTTCGCTGGTGCAGTCGCTTTATAAATGTGCTGATGAGGTGTCTAAATTTATCGGTTTTTTGCTGGTTGACGAATGTCACCGCTGCCCAAGTCGTACCTTCACCGAGGCGGTTACCGAATTTGATTCTCAGTATATGCTGGGACTTTCCGCGACACCCTATCGGCGCGATCAACTTTCAAAACTCATTTTCTGGCATCTGGGTGACAAACACCATGAGGTCGACAAAACGCAATTGATTGAAAGCGGGGATGTGCTGCCGGCCAAAGTTGTTTTTCGCAACACCGACTTTAAAACCCGACGCGATCCGATAACCGAATACAGCAAGATGCTGGCCGAGCTTGCCAGCGACACGCAACGCAACATCCAAATCGCCGCCGATATTGCCGATGAGGCTGCCAAAAAACGCGGGATCTGTCTGGTTCTATCAGATCGCAAGGCACATTGCGAAAACCTTCAGAGCCTGCTGCGCTATCGTTTCAAGCTGCCATCCGAGCTGCTCACCGGTGACCTCGATATGGCGGAGCGCAAAACAGTTGTAAAACGCATCAACCGCGGTAATGTTCGTATTCTGGTCGCAACCGGTCAGTTAATCGGAGAGGGTTTTGACTGCAAAGACCTGACGACCTTATTCCTGGCGACACCGATAAAATTCAGCGGGCGTTTGCTTCAGTATCTTGGACGGGTGTTGCGCCCGGCGCCCGGGAAAAAATATGCCCGCGTATTTGATTATGTTGATGTGCATGTAGAGCCCCTCAAGAAAGCTGCTAGGGCCAGGCAGCGGGTCTACCGCAATTGA
- a CDS encoding MlaD family protein, whose amino-acid sequence MSKQANRKVIGGFVLLAVGILAASVVIFGSGDLFKESFDYVLFFEESVKGLDVGSPVLYRGFPVGKVKKVVILADLKKINDYVLVYVELYPDVVAVLTEDNAEVDWRDRMSDQIALGLRAQLVPQSLITGKLAIQLSEHPDQPAAMKNIDPEYEEIPTIPSTLSKIEGFMAKLNLEELNKRLISILTSADRILNNPDIDASIHEFKGALTDARHLVQKVDGKVDPLAENLNNTLIDARKLVNHVDGKLDPLSQAVLEALESADSAFKSVDDLVGKRSPTRAELDNTLIEIGKAARSLRVLADYLEQHPEALIKGKGSQNY is encoded by the coding sequence ATGTCAAAACAAGCTAACAGGAAGGTGATTGGCGGTTTTGTTTTACTTGCAGTGGGCATCCTGGCCGCCAGTGTCGTCATTTTCGGATCAGGGGACTTATTTAAAGAATCCTTTGATTACGTGCTCTTTTTTGAAGAATCCGTTAAAGGCTTGGATGTCGGGTCGCCGGTTTTGTATCGTGGGTTCCCAGTCGGGAAGGTCAAAAAGGTGGTCATCCTGGCCGACCTTAAAAAAATCAATGATTACGTTCTGGTTTATGTCGAGCTTTATCCCGATGTCGTTGCCGTTTTGACAGAGGATAACGCAGAAGTTGACTGGAGAGACAGGATGTCAGATCAGATTGCTCTTGGCTTACGAGCCCAACTGGTGCCCCAGAGCCTGATTACCGGTAAATTGGCCATCCAGCTTAGCGAGCATCCCGATCAACCCGCCGCTATGAAGAATATTGACCCGGAATACGAGGAGATTCCGACAATTCCCTCGACCCTTTCAAAGATAGAGGGGTTTATGGCCAAGCTCAACCTCGAGGAGTTAAACAAGCGGTTGATATCGATCCTGACCAGCGCCGATCGGATCCTGAATAATCCGGACATCGACGCCAGTATACATGAGTTTAAAGGTGCTTTAACCGATGCGCGGCATCTGGTGCAAAAGGTGGACGGCAAGGTCGATCCCCTGGCCGAAAATCTGAACAACACCCTTATAGACGCCCGGAAGCTGGTCAACCATGTGGATGGAAAATTGGACCCGCTTTCGCAGGCGGTGCTGGAGGCTCTGGAATCGGCTGACTCGGCCTTTAAAAGTGTTGATGATCTTGTCGGAAAACGCTCGCCCACCCGTGCCGAACTGGATAACACCCTGATTGAAATCGGAAAGGCTGCCCGTTCCCTGCGGGTGCTGGCGGACTACCTGGAGCAACACCCTGAGGCCCTGATTAAGGGTAAAGGCTCTCAGAACTATTAG
- a CDS encoding ATP-binding cassette domain-containing protein, with the protein MNQQQPHIIVKDLTMAYGDFVLMRDLSYTINRGDVFIIMGGSGCGKSTMMTILIGLKSPAKGQVFYEDVDFWGADAATRDRIIRRTGVMYQSGALWSSMTLAENVALPLETYTGLGPGEIRDTVELKMALVGLAGFEEFYPSEISGGMQKRAGIARAMALDPEILFFDEPSAGLDPVSARRLDDLILQLSESLGTTMVVVTHELASIFAIANNSVFLDVSKRTMTATGNPQSLLAETRDPALRLFLTRGEKT; encoded by the coding sequence ATGAATCAGCAGCAGCCCCATATTATCGTCAAAGATTTAACAATGGCCTATGGCGATTTCGTTCTGATGCGTGACCTGAGTTATACGATCAACCGCGGGGACGTATTTATCATCATGGGGGGCAGCGGGTGCGGCAAGAGCACCATGATGACCATCCTGATCGGCCTGAAATCCCCTGCCAAGGGCCAGGTCTTTTACGAAGATGTCGATTTCTGGGGGGCTGACGCTGCGACCCGCGACCGGATCATCCGCCGCACCGGTGTTATGTACCAGAGCGGCGCCCTGTGGAGTTCCATGACCCTGGCCGAGAATGTGGCGCTGCCCCTTGAAACCTACACGGGCCTGGGACCGGGAGAGATCCGTGACACGGTGGAGCTCAAGATGGCCCTGGTGGGGCTGGCCGGATTTGAGGAGTTCTACCCATCGGAGATCAGCGGGGGGATGCAGAAGAGAGCCGGTATTGCCCGTGCCATGGCCCTGGATCCGGAAATCCTTTTTTTCGACGAGCCCTCAGCCGGGTTGGATCCGGTCAGCGCGCGCAGACTTGATGATCTCATCCTGCAATTGAGTGAGAGCCTGGGCACGACCATGGTGGTGGTTACCCACGAGCTGGCCAGCATCTTTGCCATTGCCAACAACTCCGTGTTTCTGGATGTCTCCAAGCGGACCATGACGGCCACGGGCAATCCCCAATCGCTTCTGGCCGAAACACGGGACCCTGCGCTTCGTCTGTTTTTAACCCGTGGGGAAAAAACCTGA